The Amycolatopsis umgeniensis DNA segment ATCTCGATCTCGCGGAAACCGACCGTCTCACTGGTGATGTGGGTGACGCGGCCGTCGGGCGCGGTCAGTGTGAGGACGGCCGTGTACAGGTTCGGCGTCTCGTCCGTCCACTTCGCGGGGTTGCGGACAGGCAGGCCCAACGCGGTCTTGCCGCCCGCGTCGACCTCCCCGCTCGTCGTCCCGACCTCCTTGCCCGCCGCGTCACGCAGGCTCAGGCCGACGCGGTGCCTGCCCGTCGTTCCGCCGGGTTTGGCGGCGACCTCGACCGCGGCCTTGAGAGTGGCGTCGGTATAGGTCGCGTCGAGGTCGGTCGTCAGCCCGACGTCCTGGATGAACGTCCCGGGCGCCGAGTGCAGGGTCACCGACCGGAAGATGCCGGAGTACCGCCACTGGTCGACGTCCTCGAGGTACGCCCCCGCGCTCCAGCGATGCACCTGTACGGCGATCCGGTTCGGCCCCGGCCGCAGCGCGGACGAGATGTCGAACTCCGCCGGCGTGTACCCGCCCTGGTCGTAGCCGATGTACTTCCCGTTAACCCAGACGAAGTACGCCGAGGTGACGCCGTCGAAGCGCAGGAATGTCCTGTTCTTCGTCCAGTCCGCGGGCAACGGGAAGTCGCGGACGTAGGCGCCTGTCGGGTTGACGTCACGCGGGACGCGCGGCGGATCGTCGGGCTGGATCTCGGTGGCGATGTTGCGGAAGATCGGGTGGTCCAGGCCGTCCGTCTGCCACGTATGCGGCACGGAGACCTCGCGCCAGCGTGACGCGTCGTAGCCGTCCTCGTGAAAACCGGCCTGGACCTGGGACGGGTTGTCCGCCATCGCGATCCGCCACTTGCCGTCGAGCGACATCGTGTACGGACTGCGTTCGTCGCGGCGGGCGGCGGCGGAGATGTCCGCGTACGGCTTCAGGAAGGCGTGCGGCGGCTCCTGTCCTTCCGCCACCTTTCGTGGATCGTCGAGATAGGACTGGACGTCTCCTGGTGGGCCACCGGCCGCGGCCGGTGCTCCGGCCGCGACCAGGGAACCGGCGAGAACCGCCAGGACCAGGACCATGGGGCGTGTTCGCAGCACTGCGTTCGACCTCCAGGGGTTCAGCTGAGCAGGGAGCTGACAACGTTGACGATCTCGCACCACGACCCCGGGACGGAAGACCAAGATCCTTCCAAGGTCGTAGGCCGAACAGGTGGCGGAATCAAGCGCACATCTTCTCCGTACTGTTAGCGCTAACAATTTATCGTGAAGCACCCTGCGTTCAGGCATCGGGCTTACGAAATGCCCGTGCTCTCCCGCACGATCAACTCGGGAACCACCAGGTCACGGGCGCGTTCCTCACCGCCGTTCATCCGGCGGCGGAGCAGGTCGAACGTGCGCCTGCCGACTTCGACGAAGTCCTGGCGCACCGTCGTCAGCGGCGGTGTGTAGTAGGCCGCCTCCGGCACGTCGTCGAAGCCGACCACGCGCATCTCCCCGGGCACATTCACCCCGGCCTCGGTGCAGGCGCGGAGGAAACCGAGGGCCATCTGGTCGTTGGCCACGAACACCGCGTCCAGCCTTTTTTCGCCGACGAGGGATCGCCCCGCCGCGTACCCGGAACGCGCACTCCAGTCACCCCGGACGACCGGCGGGATCCGCGCGCCGTGCCGCCGCAGGGTCTCCCGCCAGCCGCGCTCACGGTCGAGCGCCTCCAGCCAGTCTTCGGGTCCGGCCACATGCCAGACGGTCTCGTGCCCGAGCCCGAGAAGGTGCTCGGTGGCGCGACGTGCGCCGTCGTACTGGTCGACCGAGATCACCGGCACCGGCGCCTTTCCCCCGCCGCCGACCGCGACGAGCGGCACGTCACTGGGCGCCGCCTCCAACGCCTTGCCCGCGGTGACGTGCGGCGCGATCACGACGATGCCCTCGACCGCCTGCCGTCGCAGGCGCTCCACCGCGTCGGTGATCGACGAGCGGCCCGGACGGCTGATGCTGGTGATGGTCGTCGCGTACCCGGCCTCGCGGGCGGCGTGTTCGATCCCGCTCAGCGTGCTGGCCGGCCCGTAGAGGTTGACCTCCAGCGCGACCACGCCGAGCGTGCCCGAACGGCCGGTGACCAGTGCGCGGGCGACCGAG contains these protein-coding regions:
- a CDS encoding LacI family DNA-binding transcriptional regulator; the protein is MARETAEGKQASLTDVAALAGVSHMTVSRVVNGTGPVRAETRVRVNAAIEQLDYRPNSVARALVTGRSGTLGVVALEVNLYGPASTLSGIEHAAREAGYATTITSISRPGRSSITDAVERLRRQAVEGIVVIAPHVTAGKALEAAPSDVPLVAVGGGGKAPVPVISVDQYDGARRATEHLLGLGHETVWHVAGPEDWLEALDRERGWRETLRRHGARIPPVVRGDWSARSGYAAGRSLVGEKRLDAVFVANDQMALGFLRACTEAGVNVPGEMRVVGFDDVPEAAYYTPPLTTVRQDFVEVGRRTFDLLRRRMNGGEERARDLVVPELIVRESTGIS